CTGACCCCACGTGGCGAGCGCGCCATCCGCGAGGCGGACGTCGTCGTCGGCTTTACGACCGTCGTCGAGTTCGTTTCCGAGTGTACCGACGCCGACCTGATGACCTGTGGTTATAAAGACGAGGCCGAGGCCCTCGAGGAGTTCGCCGAACGGGTCGCTGCCGGCGAGTCGGGCACTGCCGTCGCGATGGGCGACCCCAACCACTCGGGCTATCAGTTCGTCGGGAAGGTCCAGGACGCCGTCGAACGCGAGGATCCCGACGTTCCGGTACGGATGATCCCCGGCATCTCCTCGATTCAACTCGCGGCGAGTCGCGCCCGCACACCCAAGGAGGATTCGGAGTTCGTCACCCTCCACAAGCGTGGCGACGTCTCCAGTGATATGGATCGTCTCGCCGAAGCCGTCGGCCAGCGCCACCTGCTCGTGCTCCCCCGGCCCTACGACATCATGCCCGGGGACATCGCCGAGTTCCTGCTCGAGGCCGGCGCGGACCCGGACCTCGAGGCGCTGGTACTCGAGAAACTGACCCACGACGACGAACAGATCCACCGCTCTACGCTCGGGGAGCTCTCCGAGCACGCAGGTGGCGACGGAAAGGACGACACGCCCTTTTCTGACCTGGTCGTGCTCGCGGTTCGCCGGGAGGTCGCGATCGAATGACCGGAGCAGGTGGCCCGCCGGGGTTCGTCCTCGGTGGCGTCAGCTCCGGCGTCGGCAAGACCGTCACGACGCTGGCGATCGTGCGGGCACTCGAGGACGCGGGCCACTCCGTCCAGCCCGCAAAGGCCGGGCCGGACTTCATCGATCCGAGCCACCACGAGGCGATCGCCGGCCGGCCCTCTCGTACCCTCGACCTGTGGCTCTGTGGTGAGGAGGGCGTCCGGCGCAACTACGCCCGCGGCGAGGGCGACGTCTGTGTCGTCGAGGGCGTGATGGGACTGTACGACGGCGACGGCTCGAGTACGGCGATGGTCGCCGAGGCCCTCGGTCTCCCGGTCGTCCTCGTCGTCGACGCGAAAGCCGGCATGGAGAGCGTGGCAGCGACTGCACTCGGCTTTCAGGCCTACGCCGAGGAGATCGGCCGTAACGTCGAGGTCGCCGGCATCGTCGCCCAGCGCGCCCACGGTGGCCGACACGAGGAGGGGATCCGCGACGCCCTGCCCGACGACCTCGAGTACTTCGGCCGAATTCCACCGAAACCGGACCTCGAGATCCCCGACCGTCACCTCGGCTTGCACATGGGCGAGGAGGCCGCGCTTCCCGAGGAGGCACTGGCGGAGGCCGCCGAGACGCTCGAGGCAGAGCGCCTGGCCGGCGTGGCGAGCGAGCCGCCAGCGCCAGCCGCGAGCCCCGAACCCGGTCCCGCCGTCGACGCTCGAGTCGCTGTCGCCGACGACGCAGCCTTCTGTTTCCGGTATTCGGCGACCCTCGAGCGATTCCGCGAACGGGCGGAGCTGGTCACGTTCTCGCCGCTCGCGGGCGACCCCGTCCCCGACTGTGACGGTATCTACCTTCCGGGTGGCTATCCGGAACTGCACGCCGCGAAGTTGGAGTCGGCCGGCACACTCGAGGAACTCGGCCAGCGAGCGAGCGAGGGGCTTCCGGTCCTCGGGGAGTGTGGTGGCCTGATGGCGATGTCCCAGACGCTCACGACCGCAGAGGGGGGCACCCACACGATGGCTTCGATTTTGCCCGCCGACGTGACCATGCACGACCGCTATCAGGCACTCGATCACGTCGAACTCGAGGCCGTGGACGGAACGCTGACCGCCGACGTGGGCGAGC
This portion of the Natronobeatus ordinarius genome encodes:
- a CDS encoding cobalt-precorrin-7 (C(5))-methyltransferase, yielding MSGEYDLESGPDPATFAAAAAEPDIDEATDDPVYAVGVGPGNLEYLTPRGERAIREADVVVGFTTVVEFVSECTDADLMTCGYKDEAEALEEFAERVAAGESGTAVAMGDPNHSGYQFVGKVQDAVEREDPDVPVRMIPGISSIQLAASRARTPKEDSEFVTLHKRGDVSSDMDRLAEAVGQRHLLVLPRPYDIMPGDIAEFLLEAGADPDLEALVLEKLTHDDEQIHRSTLGELSEHAGGDGKDDTPFSDLVVLAVRREVAIE
- a CDS encoding cobyrinic acid a,c-diamide synthase, yielding MTGAGGPPGFVLGGVSSGVGKTVTTLAIVRALEDAGHSVQPAKAGPDFIDPSHHEAIAGRPSRTLDLWLCGEEGVRRNYARGEGDVCVVEGVMGLYDGDGSSTAMVAEALGLPVVLVVDAKAGMESVAATALGFQAYAEEIGRNVEVAGIVAQRAHGGRHEEGIRDALPDDLEYFGRIPPKPDLEIPDRHLGLHMGEEAALPEEALAEAAETLEAERLAGVASEPPAPAASPEPGPAVDARVAVADDAAFCFRYSATLERFRERAELVTFSPLAGDPVPDCDGIYLPGGYPELHAAKLESAGTLEELGQRASEGLPVLGECGGLMAMSQTLTTAEGGTHTMASILPADVTMHDRYQALDHVELEAVDGTLTADVGERLRGHEFHYSSADVDGDARFGFETVRGKGIDGDHDGLTEYDSLGTYVHVHAESGAFDRFLEGL